Proteins encoded in a region of the Hippocampus zosterae strain Florida chromosome 11, ASM2543408v3, whole genome shotgun sequence genome:
- the map3k4 gene encoding mitogen-activated protein kinase kinase kinase 4 isoform X2: MEPPDRSKPSRQGNPVGDESRQNSKTEESWDSPSEEEEALYATSPPYTPRQMKRMSGKHQKSNQSKSGGRSPSKPEPNPSVQKESPRPAETPEEHSYKQCKKQRATLRSTERDHKKTFEGSFMLDPLSKSGPFGALSMDPRKHYLSLGCSSCKPPVSMPHLARTHRQTSRTDCPADRLKFFETLRLLLKLTSMSSKRKEKEQRGQENMAFMGLNNEVIWLELQAWHARRSISDQDFFLFTARQAIPDLINEVLHFKVNYESLRQAQCSRSPAIHADRRTIRTDPIFDWKEKCKSAAADSNHRGRDPWGFSACPSTALNAAEPLGSGADCRDHLQRQRLAFEQVKRVMELLEYVEALYPSLQALQRDYEKYAARDFQGRVQALCLWLNITQDLNQKLRVMATVLGLRDLSRIGWPVFEIPSPRCSRANEEDDNEADEENDSSATFTAESDGEDRDAEEETLGCILAEGEVSPTLTSKFSQLLSEEEFLPTAASGSPEAAGGDGVFCPTAIYRPFVDKALKQMGLRKLILRLHKLMDRSLQRSRAALLRHTPALEFADFPDPMLYNDYLPELSRHGSCSGSAEPEVLGADQVSWEDLLDMDLPSFRPAFLVLCRVLLNVIHECLKLRLEQRPAGEPSLLSINQLVRECKEVLKGGLLMKQYYQFMLRGVVTDAQGLHTNTNIDEFEEELHKMLVVYFDYMHSWIQMLQQLPQASHSLKNLLEKEWHFTKDITPYIRGGEAQSGKLFCDIAGMLLKSTGEFLDAGLQKNGNEFWESADDSTASDEIRRSVIETSRSLKELFHEARERASKALGFAKMLRKDLEVAAGFNITNGVGSLLEALKKRNYVKVQIPGLEELQVFVPFSLLAQRPLILQLLNAAAGKDCSKEPDEMAEDEAFLLMSKHRTGDLTTDSEWAQWDGELLKLVPTMEIVDTLRAMKVENVLMIVMQSAHLVAHRKAVQQSMEDVLTLSREQTSSQPLIASALEELKDEALQLCIKISSAIERVEYIFTSEFEAEAEESETSTLQQYYREAMIQGYNFAFEYHKEVVRLMSGEYRQRIGERYIAFAREWMTYVLTKCESGRGTKPRWATQGFDFLQAIEPAFISALPEDDFLNLQALMNECIGHVIGKPHSPVTGLYIAPRNSPRPVKVPRCHSDPPNPNLFIPNAEGFSSRSLPCDLRNQLFPNGPRPIPQGPGEHGHAKAPGGTANDVRGSSFHENDRLSCVAAELNFKSLSRHPSPTEDREEPSYPKGDSNSSTRRSWELHTFISQSKDSAARQSPMEAVRRSIRKFEEKRYAVMKQRNIIGQVCHTPKSYDNVMHVGLRKVTFKWQRGNKIGEGQYGKVYTCINVDTGELMAMKEIRFQPNDHKTIKETADELKIFEGIKHPNLVRYFGVELHREEMYIFMEYCDEGTLEEVSRLGLQEHVIRLYSKQITTAINVLHEHGIVHRDIKGANIFLTSSGLIKLGDFGCSVKLRNNTHTMPGEVNSTLGTAAYMAPEVITRAKGEGHGRAADIWSLGCVLIEMVTGKRPWHEYEHNFQIMYKVGMGHKPPIPEKLSTEGKDFLGHCLESEPKRRWTASMLLDHPFVKVCTDEE; the protein is encoded by the exons ATGGAGCCACCGGATCGCTCCAAGCCCAGCAG GCAGGGCAACCCAGTGGGAGATGAATCCCGGCAGAACTCGAAGACGGAAGAATCCTGGGATTCGCCcagtgaggaagaggaagccCTGTACGCTACATCACCCCCTTACACCCCCCGTCAGATGAAACGAATGTCTGGCAAACATCAGAAAAGCAACCAATCCAAGAGTGGCGGACGTTCTCCCAGCAAAC CGGAGCCCAACCCATCTGTCCAGAAAGAAAGCCCCCGGCCGGCAGAGACGCCCGAGGAGCACAGCTACAAGCAATGCAAGAAGCAGAGGGCCACTCTGCGCTCCACCGAGAGAGACCACAAGAAGACGTTTGAGGGCTCCTTCATGCTGGATCCGCTGTCCAAATCGGGGCCCTTTGGCGCCCTCAGCATGGATCCCAGGAAGCACTACCTGAGCTTGGGCTGCAGCAGTTGCAAACCGCCCGTGTCCATGCCCCACCTGGCCCGCACCCACCGCCAGACCTCTCGCACGGACTGTCCCGCCGACCGCCTCAAGTTCTTTGAGACGCTGCGGCTGCTGCTCAAGCTCACGTCCATGTCGTCCAAGCGCAAGGAGAAGGAGCAGCGAGGCCAGGAGAACATGGCCTTCATGGGCCTCAACAACGAAGTCATCTGGCTGGAGCTGCAGGCGTGGCACGCACGCCGCTCCATCAGCGACCAGGATTTCTTCCTTTTCACGGCGCGGCAGGCCATCCCCGACCTCATCAACGAAGTGCTACATTTCAAGGTGAACTACGAGAGCCTGAGACAGGCTCAGTGTTCACGGTCCCCGGCAATTCACGCGGACCGCCGGACTATTAGGACTGATCCGATTTTTGACTGGAAAGAGAAATGCAAGTCCGCCGCAGCGGACAGCAACCACCGTGGAAGGGATCCATGGGGCTTTAGCGCTTGCCCCTCCACTGCTCTGAACGCAGCCGAGCCACTGGGCTCGGGTGCCGACTGCAGGGATCACCTACAGAGGCAGCGGCTGGCCTTTGAGCAGGTCAAGCGGGTTATGGAGCTGCTGGAGTACGTCGAAGCGCTGTACCCCTCGTTGCAGGCCCTGCAGAGGGACTACGAGAAATACGCGGCGCGGGACTTCCAAGGCAGAGTGCAGGCGCTCTGTTTATGGCTCAACATCACCCAGGACCTCAACCAGAAGCTGCGCgtcatggccaccgtcctgggCCTGCGGGACCTGTCTCGCATCGGCTGGCCCGTCTTTGAGATCCCGTCCCCTCGCTGCTCTCGGGCCAACGAGGAAGATGACAACGAGGCGGATGAGGAGAATGACTCCTCCGCCACGTTCACAGCAGAAAGCGACGGGGAGGACAGGGACGCTGAGGAGGAGACCCTGGGATGTATCCTAGCGGAGGGAGAAGTTTCTCCCACCCTGACTTCCAAATTTTCACAGCTGTTGTCAGAGGAAGAGTTTCTTCCGACGGCAGCATCGGGAAGTCCAGAGGCAGCGGGCGGAGACGGCGTGTTCTGTCCTACAGCCATATACAGGCCCTTTGTGGACAAAGCGTTGAAGCAGATGGGACTGCGGAAACTCATTCTCAGGCTGCACAAACTGATGGACCGCTCTCTCCAAAGGTCCCGGGCGGCCCTGCTGCGACACACGCCCGCACTAGAG TTTGCGGACTTCCCAGACCCCATGCTGTACAACGACTACCTACCGGAGTTGTCCCGCCACGGCTCTTGCAGTGGTTCAGCTGAACCAGAAGTCCTGGGAGCGGACCAGGTTTCTTGGGAGGATCTGCTGGACATGGACCTCCCATCCTTCCGGCCAGCCTTCCTCGTGCTCTGCAGAGTCCTCCTCAATGTCATTCACGAGTGCCTCAAGCTGCGACTGGAGCAGAGACCTGCTGGAGAACCTTCCCTACTCAGTATCAACCAG TTGGTGCGTGAGTGTAAGGAGGTTCTCAAAGGGGGTCTCCTCATGAAGCAGTATTATCAGTTCATGCTGCGCGGCGTAGTCACGGATGCTCAGGGCTTGCACACCAACACCAACATTGACGAGTTTGAGGAGGAACTGCACAAGATGCTTGTT GTTTACTTTGACTACATGCACAGCTGGATCCAGATGTTGCAGCAGCTGCCTCAGGCATCTCACAGTTTGAAGAACCTACTGGAGAAGGAGTGGCACTTTACCAAAGATATCACCCCCTACATCCGTGGAGGGGAGGCCCAGTCCGGAAAGCTTTTCTG TGACATCGCTGGTATGCTGCTCAAATCCACTGGCGAGTTCCTTGATGCCGGCCTACAAAAGAACGGCAACGAGTTCTGGGAAAGTGCAGACGACAGCACTGCCTCAGATGAGATCAG GCGCTCAGTGATCGAGACCAGTCGGTCGCTTAAAGAGCTGTTTCATGAGGCCAGGGAACGAGCATCCAAGGCTCTGGGCTTTGCCAAAATGCTACGCAAG GACTTGGAGGTCGCCGCGGGTTTTAACATCACGAACGGAGTGGGGTCTCTCCTCGAAGCTCTGAAGAAAAGAAATTATGTGAAG GTCCAGATTCCTGGCCTGGAGGAGCTGCAGGTGTTTGTTCCCTTTAGCTTGCTGGCTCAGCGGCCGCTCATCCTGCAGCTGCTCAATGCTGCCGCGGGAAAAGACTGCTCCAAAGAGCCCGACGAAATGGCGGAGGACGAGGCCTTCCTCCTCATGAGCAAGCATCGCACAGGGGACTTGACGACCGATTCGGAATGGGCCCAGTGGGACGGAGAGCTGCTGAAACTGGTTCCCACAATGGAAATCGTCGACACACTGCGGGCCATGAAA GTGGAGAACGTGCTCATGATTGTGATGCAGTCGGCTCACCTGGTGGCTCACCGGAAGGCCGTCCAGCAGTCCATGGAGGATGTGCTCACTCTCAGCCGCGAGCAAACGTCCAGTCAGCCTCTTATCGCTAGCGCTCTGGAGGAGCTCAAG GATGAAGCCCTGCAGCTTTGCATTAAGATCAGCTCAGCCATCGAACGAGTGGAGTACATTTTCACGTCGGAGTTTGAGGCCGAGGCGGAGGAGTCCGAGACGTCCACTTTGCAGCAGTACTACAGAGAGGCCATGATCCAGGGCTACAACTTTGCCTTTGAG TACCACAAGGAAGTGGTGCGCCTCATGTCAGGGGAGTACAGGCAGAGGATCGGTGAGCGCTACATAGCCTTTGCTCGCGAGTGGATGACGTACGTCCTGACTAAGTGCGAGAGTGGCCGAGGCACCAAGCCAAG GTGGGCCACTCAAGGATTTGACTTTCTTCAAGCTATTGAACCTGCATTCATATCAGCGTTACCAGAGGATGACTTCTTG AATTTACAAGCACTGATGAACGAATGCATTGGACATGTGATTGGCAAACCTCATAGCCCAGTCACTGGCCTATACATTG CACCCAGAAATAGCCCCCGGCCTGTGAAAGTCCCTCGCTGCCACAGTGACCCACCAAATCCAAATCTTTTCATTCCCAATGCTGAAGGATTCAG CTCTCGAAGTCTCCCCTGTGACCTCCGGAATCAGCTTTTCCCCAACGGCCCTCGGCCCATCCCACAGGGCCCGGGGGAACACGGACACGCTAAAGCGCCCGGCGGCACCGCCAATGATGTCAG GGGATCCAGTTTCCACGAGAACGACCGTCTGTCATGCGTTGCAGCAGAGTTGAATTTCAAGTCGCTGAGCCGCCACCCAAGCCCCACAGAGGACAGAGAAG AACCCTCTTATCCGAAGGGAGATTCCAATAGCAGCACACGCAGGAGCTGGGAGCTCCACACTTTCATCAGCCAATCCAAAG ACTCTGCGGCCCGACAGAGCCCGATGGAGGCTGTTCGGCGCTCCATCCGCAAGTTTGAGGAAAAGCGCTATGCTGTTATGAAGCAGCGAAACATCATCGGCCAAGTGTGTCACACGCCTAAGTCCTACGACAACGTGATGCACGTCGGGCTCAGGAAGGTCACTTTCAAGTGGCAGAGGGGAAACAAGATCG GTGAAGGCCAGTACGGAAAAGTGTACACTTGCATTAACGTGGACACTGGAGAACTCATGGCCATGAAAGAG ATCAGATTCCAGCCTAACGATCACAAAACGATCAAGGAGACCGCAGATGAGCTGAAAATCTTTGAGGGTATCAAGCACCCAAACCTGGTGCGATATTTTGGAGTGGAGCTCCACAGG GAGGAGATGTACATCTTCATGGAATACTGTGACGAGGGCACACTGGAGGAGGTGTCCAGACTGGGTCTGCAGGAGCATGTCATCAGGCTCTACAGTAAACAAATCACCACTGCCATCAACGTCCTCCATGAACACGGCATTGTCCACAGAGACATCAAGG GAGCCAACATCTTTCTGACATCTTCTGGCCTCATCAAACTGGGTGACTTCGGCTGTTCTGTCAAGTTAAGAAACAACACCCACACCATGCCGGGCGAAGTCAACAGTACCCTTGGGACAGCCG CATACATGGCACCTGAGGTCATCACCAGAGCAAAAGGAGAAGGTCATGGCAGAGCGGCAGACATCTGGAGTTTAGGCTGTGTCCTCATTGAGATGGTCACAGGAAAG AGACCATGGCACGAGTATGAGCACAACTTTCAAATCATGTACAAAGTGGGCATGGGCCACAAGCCCCCCATCCCCGAGAAGCTGAGCACGGAGGGCAAGGACTTCCTGGGCCACTGTCTGGAGAGCGAACCCAAACGGCGTTGGACGGCAAGCATGCTACTCGACCACCCCTTTGTCAAA GTGTGTACGGATGAAGAGTGA
- the map3k4 gene encoding mitogen-activated protein kinase kinase kinase 4 isoform X3, producing MQFSIAASYQHADALKSDSAHWLRRQGNPVGDESRQNSKTEESWDSPSEEEEALYATSPPYTPRQMKRMSGKHQKSNQSKSGGRSPSKPEPNPSVQKESPRPAETPEEHSYKQCKKQRATLRSTERDHKKTFEGSFMLDPLSKSGPFGALSMDPRKHYLSLGCSSCKPPVSMPHLARTHRQTSRTDCPADRLKFFETLRLLLKLTSMSSKRKEKEQRGQENMAFMGLNNEVIWLELQAWHARRSISDQDFFLFTARQAIPDLINEVLHFKVNYESLRQAQCSRSPAIHADRRTIRTDPIFDWKEKCKSAAADSNHRGRDPWGFSACPSTALNAAEPLGSGADCRDHLQRQRLAFEQVKRVMELLEYVEALYPSLQALQRDYEKYAARDFQGRVQALCLWLNITQDLNQKLRVMATVLGLRDLSRIGWPVFEIPSPRCSRANEEDDNEADEENDSSATFTAESDGEDRDAEEETLGCILAEGEVSPTLTSKFSQLLSEEEFLPTAASGSPEAAGGDGVFCPTAIYRPFVDKALKQMGLRKLILRLHKLMDRSLQRSRAALLRHTPALEFADFPDPMLYNDYLPELSRHGSCSGSAEPEVLGADQVSWEDLLDMDLPSFRPAFLVLCRVLLNVIHECLKLRLEQRPAGEPSLLSINQLVRECKEVLKGGLLMKQYYQFMLRGVVTDAQGLHTNTNIDEFEEELHKMLVVYFDYMHSWIQMLQQLPQASHSLKNLLEKEWHFTKDITPYIRGGEAQSGKLFCDIAGMLLKSTGEFLDAGLQKNGNEFWESADDSTASDEIRRSVIETSRSLKELFHEARERASKALGFAKMLRKDLEVAAGFNITNGVGSLLEALKKRNYVKVQIPGLEELQVFVPFSLLAQRPLILQLLNAAAGKDCSKEPDEMAEDEAFLLMSKHRTGDLTTDSEWAQWDGELLKLVPTMEIVDTLRAMKVENVLMIVMQSAHLVAHRKAVQQSMEDVLTLSREQTSSQPLIASALEELKDEALQLCIKISSAIERVEYIFTSEFEAEAEESETSTLQQYYREAMIQGYNFAFEYHKEVVRLMSGEYRQRIGERYIAFAREWMTYVLTKCESGRGTKPRWATQGFDFLQAIEPAFISALPEDDFLNLQALMNECIGHVIGKPHSPVTGLYIAPRNSPRPVKVPRCHSDPPNPNLFIPNAEGFRGSSFHENDRLSCVAAELNFKSLSRHPSPTEDREEPSYPKGDSNSSTRRSWELHTFISQSKDSAARQSPMEAVRRSIRKFEEKRYAVMKQRNIIGQVCHTPKSYDNVMHVGLRKVTFKWQRGNKIGEGQYGKVYTCINVDTGELMAMKEIRFQPNDHKTIKETADELKIFEGIKHPNLVRYFGVELHREEMYIFMEYCDEGTLEEVSRLGLQEHVIRLYSKQITTAINVLHEHGIVHRDIKGANIFLTSSGLIKLGDFGCSVKLRNNTHTMPGEVNSTLGTAAYMAPEVITRAKGEGHGRAADIWSLGCVLIEMVTGKRPWHEYEHNFQIMYKVGMGHKPPIPEKLSTEGKDFLGHCLESEPKRRWTASMLLDHPFVKVCTDEE from the exons ATGCAATTTTCAATCGCCGCAAGTTATCAGCACGCCGATGCGCTAAAAAGCGACAGTGCACACTGGTTGAGAAG GCAGGGCAACCCAGTGGGAGATGAATCCCGGCAGAACTCGAAGACGGAAGAATCCTGGGATTCGCCcagtgaggaagaggaagccCTGTACGCTACATCACCCCCTTACACCCCCCGTCAGATGAAACGAATGTCTGGCAAACATCAGAAAAGCAACCAATCCAAGAGTGGCGGACGTTCTCCCAGCAAAC CGGAGCCCAACCCATCTGTCCAGAAAGAAAGCCCCCGGCCGGCAGAGACGCCCGAGGAGCACAGCTACAAGCAATGCAAGAAGCAGAGGGCCACTCTGCGCTCCACCGAGAGAGACCACAAGAAGACGTTTGAGGGCTCCTTCATGCTGGATCCGCTGTCCAAATCGGGGCCCTTTGGCGCCCTCAGCATGGATCCCAGGAAGCACTACCTGAGCTTGGGCTGCAGCAGTTGCAAACCGCCCGTGTCCATGCCCCACCTGGCCCGCACCCACCGCCAGACCTCTCGCACGGACTGTCCCGCCGACCGCCTCAAGTTCTTTGAGACGCTGCGGCTGCTGCTCAAGCTCACGTCCATGTCGTCCAAGCGCAAGGAGAAGGAGCAGCGAGGCCAGGAGAACATGGCCTTCATGGGCCTCAACAACGAAGTCATCTGGCTGGAGCTGCAGGCGTGGCACGCACGCCGCTCCATCAGCGACCAGGATTTCTTCCTTTTCACGGCGCGGCAGGCCATCCCCGACCTCATCAACGAAGTGCTACATTTCAAGGTGAACTACGAGAGCCTGAGACAGGCTCAGTGTTCACGGTCCCCGGCAATTCACGCGGACCGCCGGACTATTAGGACTGATCCGATTTTTGACTGGAAAGAGAAATGCAAGTCCGCCGCAGCGGACAGCAACCACCGTGGAAGGGATCCATGGGGCTTTAGCGCTTGCCCCTCCACTGCTCTGAACGCAGCCGAGCCACTGGGCTCGGGTGCCGACTGCAGGGATCACCTACAGAGGCAGCGGCTGGCCTTTGAGCAGGTCAAGCGGGTTATGGAGCTGCTGGAGTACGTCGAAGCGCTGTACCCCTCGTTGCAGGCCCTGCAGAGGGACTACGAGAAATACGCGGCGCGGGACTTCCAAGGCAGAGTGCAGGCGCTCTGTTTATGGCTCAACATCACCCAGGACCTCAACCAGAAGCTGCGCgtcatggccaccgtcctgggCCTGCGGGACCTGTCTCGCATCGGCTGGCCCGTCTTTGAGATCCCGTCCCCTCGCTGCTCTCGGGCCAACGAGGAAGATGACAACGAGGCGGATGAGGAGAATGACTCCTCCGCCACGTTCACAGCAGAAAGCGACGGGGAGGACAGGGACGCTGAGGAGGAGACCCTGGGATGTATCCTAGCGGAGGGAGAAGTTTCTCCCACCCTGACTTCCAAATTTTCACAGCTGTTGTCAGAGGAAGAGTTTCTTCCGACGGCAGCATCGGGAAGTCCAGAGGCAGCGGGCGGAGACGGCGTGTTCTGTCCTACAGCCATATACAGGCCCTTTGTGGACAAAGCGTTGAAGCAGATGGGACTGCGGAAACTCATTCTCAGGCTGCACAAACTGATGGACCGCTCTCTCCAAAGGTCCCGGGCGGCCCTGCTGCGACACACGCCCGCACTAGAG TTTGCGGACTTCCCAGACCCCATGCTGTACAACGACTACCTACCGGAGTTGTCCCGCCACGGCTCTTGCAGTGGTTCAGCTGAACCAGAAGTCCTGGGAGCGGACCAGGTTTCTTGGGAGGATCTGCTGGACATGGACCTCCCATCCTTCCGGCCAGCCTTCCTCGTGCTCTGCAGAGTCCTCCTCAATGTCATTCACGAGTGCCTCAAGCTGCGACTGGAGCAGAGACCTGCTGGAGAACCTTCCCTACTCAGTATCAACCAG TTGGTGCGTGAGTGTAAGGAGGTTCTCAAAGGGGGTCTCCTCATGAAGCAGTATTATCAGTTCATGCTGCGCGGCGTAGTCACGGATGCTCAGGGCTTGCACACCAACACCAACATTGACGAGTTTGAGGAGGAACTGCACAAGATGCTTGTT GTTTACTTTGACTACATGCACAGCTGGATCCAGATGTTGCAGCAGCTGCCTCAGGCATCTCACAGTTTGAAGAACCTACTGGAGAAGGAGTGGCACTTTACCAAAGATATCACCCCCTACATCCGTGGAGGGGAGGCCCAGTCCGGAAAGCTTTTCTG TGACATCGCTGGTATGCTGCTCAAATCCACTGGCGAGTTCCTTGATGCCGGCCTACAAAAGAACGGCAACGAGTTCTGGGAAAGTGCAGACGACAGCACTGCCTCAGATGAGATCAG GCGCTCAGTGATCGAGACCAGTCGGTCGCTTAAAGAGCTGTTTCATGAGGCCAGGGAACGAGCATCCAAGGCTCTGGGCTTTGCCAAAATGCTACGCAAG GACTTGGAGGTCGCCGCGGGTTTTAACATCACGAACGGAGTGGGGTCTCTCCTCGAAGCTCTGAAGAAAAGAAATTATGTGAAG GTCCAGATTCCTGGCCTGGAGGAGCTGCAGGTGTTTGTTCCCTTTAGCTTGCTGGCTCAGCGGCCGCTCATCCTGCAGCTGCTCAATGCTGCCGCGGGAAAAGACTGCTCCAAAGAGCCCGACGAAATGGCGGAGGACGAGGCCTTCCTCCTCATGAGCAAGCATCGCACAGGGGACTTGACGACCGATTCGGAATGGGCCCAGTGGGACGGAGAGCTGCTGAAACTGGTTCCCACAATGGAAATCGTCGACACACTGCGGGCCATGAAA GTGGAGAACGTGCTCATGATTGTGATGCAGTCGGCTCACCTGGTGGCTCACCGGAAGGCCGTCCAGCAGTCCATGGAGGATGTGCTCACTCTCAGCCGCGAGCAAACGTCCAGTCAGCCTCTTATCGCTAGCGCTCTGGAGGAGCTCAAG GATGAAGCCCTGCAGCTTTGCATTAAGATCAGCTCAGCCATCGAACGAGTGGAGTACATTTTCACGTCGGAGTTTGAGGCCGAGGCGGAGGAGTCCGAGACGTCCACTTTGCAGCAGTACTACAGAGAGGCCATGATCCAGGGCTACAACTTTGCCTTTGAG TACCACAAGGAAGTGGTGCGCCTCATGTCAGGGGAGTACAGGCAGAGGATCGGTGAGCGCTACATAGCCTTTGCTCGCGAGTGGATGACGTACGTCCTGACTAAGTGCGAGAGTGGCCGAGGCACCAAGCCAAG GTGGGCCACTCAAGGATTTGACTTTCTTCAAGCTATTGAACCTGCATTCATATCAGCGTTACCAGAGGATGACTTCTTG AATTTACAAGCACTGATGAACGAATGCATTGGACATGTGATTGGCAAACCTCATAGCCCAGTCACTGGCCTATACATTG CACCCAGAAATAGCCCCCGGCCTGTGAAAGTCCCTCGCTGCCACAGTGACCCACCAAATCCAAATCTTTTCATTCCCAATGCTGAAGGATTCAG GGGATCCAGTTTCCACGAGAACGACCGTCTGTCATGCGTTGCAGCAGAGTTGAATTTCAAGTCGCTGAGCCGCCACCCAAGCCCCACAGAGGACAGAGAAG AACCCTCTTATCCGAAGGGAGATTCCAATAGCAGCACACGCAGGAGCTGGGAGCTCCACACTTTCATCAGCCAATCCAAAG ACTCTGCGGCCCGACAGAGCCCGATGGAGGCTGTTCGGCGCTCCATCCGCAAGTTTGAGGAAAAGCGCTATGCTGTTATGAAGCAGCGAAACATCATCGGCCAAGTGTGTCACACGCCTAAGTCCTACGACAACGTGATGCACGTCGGGCTCAGGAAGGTCACTTTCAAGTGGCAGAGGGGAAACAAGATCG GTGAAGGCCAGTACGGAAAAGTGTACACTTGCATTAACGTGGACACTGGAGAACTCATGGCCATGAAAGAG ATCAGATTCCAGCCTAACGATCACAAAACGATCAAGGAGACCGCAGATGAGCTGAAAATCTTTGAGGGTATCAAGCACCCAAACCTGGTGCGATATTTTGGAGTGGAGCTCCACAGG GAGGAGATGTACATCTTCATGGAATACTGTGACGAGGGCACACTGGAGGAGGTGTCCAGACTGGGTCTGCAGGAGCATGTCATCAGGCTCTACAGTAAACAAATCACCACTGCCATCAACGTCCTCCATGAACACGGCATTGTCCACAGAGACATCAAGG GAGCCAACATCTTTCTGACATCTTCTGGCCTCATCAAACTGGGTGACTTCGGCTGTTCTGTCAAGTTAAGAAACAACACCCACACCATGCCGGGCGAAGTCAACAGTACCCTTGGGACAGCCG CATACATGGCACCTGAGGTCATCACCAGAGCAAAAGGAGAAGGTCATGGCAGAGCGGCAGACATCTGGAGTTTAGGCTGTGTCCTCATTGAGATGGTCACAGGAAAG AGACCATGGCACGAGTATGAGCACAACTTTCAAATCATGTACAAAGTGGGCATGGGCCACAAGCCCCCCATCCCCGAGAAGCTGAGCACGGAGGGCAAGGACTTCCTGGGCCACTGTCTGGAGAGCGAACCCAAACGGCGTTGGACGGCAAGCATGCTACTCGACCACCCCTTTGTCAAA GTGTGTACGGATGAAGAGTGA